A genomic window from Montipora capricornis isolate CH-2021 chromosome 8, ASM3666992v2, whole genome shotgun sequence includes:
- the LOC138059979 gene encoding kelch-like protein 20, whose product MDGFSASLTREIHSPSHCVRVLEIMNKHRRDCLKLCDVVLKIGDEHIPSHRAVLAACSPYFYAMFTNDLMESRHKVVTMKDVDAGVVQQLVEFAYTGKVDVNVENVQSILATASLVQFHEVRQLCCQFLETQLDPSNCLGIRKFTEAHGCMNFLEVVDNFVLENFREVMKSEEYALLPCELLIKVISSDDLNIVAEEEVYEAVMSWVKHDLNNRVKQLPNIIRFVRMPLISKHYLLNRIDVDNLIRSNMDCRDFLDEAKNYHLLPEQRAQLRTDRMKPRKSMMGTLYAVGGKEAGETISNTVECYSLQSNIWQPAGILNVPRQQLGTGSLGGCLYAVGGSDGYSRLSTVERFSPDTNRWVYVKSLNTSRSGVGVGVLGETMYAMGGYDGRSCLKTVERYDPLVDVWSLVSPTNITRSFPGVAELGDRIFVIGGNDGVSFLNSTECYDPHTNRWTQLAPMCRPRAGIGAAALDGRIYAVGGFDGAQRLDIVEMYDPRMNSWTEAASLNSCRDGVCVVSYGCWVYAVGGIDGPSYLNTVEAYNPRTDQWEDVISMTRCRAAAGVAVLKNTF is encoded by the exons ATGGACGGGTTCAGTGCATCTTTGACCAGGGAAATTCATTCCCCTTCGCACTGTGTCCGAGTGCTGGAAATTATGAACAAGCATCGCAGGGACTGCCTCAAGCTCTGCGATGTCGTTCTTAAAATCGGAGACGAGCACATTCCAAGTCACAGAGCCGTGTTGGCGGCATGTAGTCCGTACTTCTACGCCATGTTCACAAACGATTTGATGGAGAGCCGGCATAAAGTTGTCACTATGAAAGATGTAGATGCCGGTGTCGTCCAACAGTTAGTGGAGTTTGCTTACACGGGAAAAGTTGATGTCAATGTCGAAAACGTTCAGTCAATTCTCGCAACGGCATCCTTGGTTCAATTTCATGAAGTTCGGCAATTATGTTGTCAATTTTTGGAAACTCAGCTGGACCCCTCGAACTGCTTGGGAATTAGAAAGTTTACTGAGGCACACGGTTGCATGAACTTTCTTGAAGTTGTGGATAATTTTGTGCTTGAGAACTTCAGAGAGGTGATGAAGTCGGAGGAATATGCCTTACTGCCATGCGAGTTGCTTATCAAAGTAATTTCAAGCGATGATTTGAACATTGTCGCCGAAGAGGAAGTATACGAAGCTGTGATGTCGTGGGTGAAACACGACTTGAACAACCGCGTCAAACAACTTCCCAACATAATTCGATTTGTCCGTATGCCTCTAATTTCAAAACACTATCTCCTGAACCGAATAGACGTCGACAATTTGATAAGATCGAATATGGACTGTAGAGATTTCTTAGACGAAGCCAAGAACTATCATCTTCTTCCAGAGCAAAGGGCGCAGTTAAGAACTGATCGCATGAAACCACGCAAGTCAATGATGGGAACTTTGTATGCAGTCGGTGGGAAAGAAGCTGGAGAAACTATTTCTAATACAGTGGAATGTTACAG TCTTCAAAGCAACATTTGGCAGCCAGCTGGTATACTCAATGTACCCAGGCAACAACTGGGTACAGGAAGTCTTGGAGGTTGTCTGTATGCAGTGGGAGGTTCTGATGGGTATTCACGTCTGAGTACTGTAGAACGCTTTTCACCAGATACAAACCGCTGGGTATATGTGAAGTCACTCAACACAAGTCGTTCTGGTGTTGGTGTGGGTGTTCTAGGAGAAACCATGTATGCAATGGGAGGTTATGACGGAAGATCTTGTTTAAAAACAGTGGAGAGATATGACCCCTTGGTGGATGTATGGAGTCTTGTTTCACCTACAAATATTACTCGTAGTTTCCCTG GTGTGGCAGAGCTGGGAGATCGTATCTTTGTCATAGGGGGAAATGATGGGGTTTCATTTCTCAATTCGACTGAATGCTATGACCCTCACACAAACAGATGGACTCAACTGGCCCCAATGTGCCGACCAAGAGCAGGAATAGGTGCTGCAGCACTGGATGGTCGAATCTATGCAGTTGGTGGGTTTGATGGTGCTCAAAGGCTGGATATAGTTGAAATGTATGACCCTCGAATGAATTCCTGGACAGAGGCTGCATCCCTAAACTCGTGTAGGGATGGTGTATGCGTTGTGTCGTACGGCTGTTGGGTTTATGCCGTGGGTGGAATAGACGGGCCATCATACCTCAATACAGTTGAGGCATACAATCCTAGGACTGATCAGTGGGAAGATGTGATTTCAATGACAAGATGTCGTGCTGCTGCTGGCGTGGCAGTGCTgaaaaacaccttttaa
- the LOC138059983 gene encoding dual specificity mitogen-activated protein kinase kinase 6-like has product MSSSPKSGRKHRKPKGPKLDFSKGQQSPSSSPSTTPPRNLSDKATLTVDGKEFECNAEDLRELKELGHGAYGYVYKMIHEPTGHIMAVKRIRANVDTTEQKRLYMDLDVSMRVSDCPYTVHFYGALFREGDVWICMELMKASLDKLYKKVYATPGRRVPEEVLRQIAFAMIKALNYLHSKLKVIHRDVKPSNILVDDKGNFKLCDFGISGQLVDSLAKTVDAGCKPYMAPERINPDRDMKGYDIRSDIWSLGITMIELATGKFPYTKWKTPFEQLKQVVHEPSPKLPEEGPYSAEFRDFVIQCLKKDYHERPNYVLLLEHEFIKGDGTGSTFDTESWITPILLEVDQSS; this is encoded by the exons ATGTCCAGCTCTCCGAAGTCAG GAAGAAAGCACAGAAAGCCTAAAGGCCCAAAACTGGACTTTTCAAAGGGTCAGCAATCACCTTCTTCATCTCCATC AACCACACCTCCAAGAAATCTCTCAGACAAGGCCACACTAACTGTTGATGGAAAG GAGTTTGAGTGTAATGCAGAGGATTTGCGTGAATTAAAAGAACTTGGCCATGGAGCTTACGGTTATGTGTACAAGATGATTCACGAGCCAACTGGACACATAATGGCTGTTAAG AGAATACGAGCCAATGTGGACACCACAGAACAGAAAAGGCTGTACATGGATTTGGATGTTTCTATGCGAGTCTCCGATTGCCCATACACCGTTCACTTTTATGGTGCTCTGTTTAGAGAG GGAGATGTCTGGATCTGCATGGAACTGATGAAAGCATCACTAGACAAGTTGTATAAAAAAGTTTATGCAACTCCTGGCAGGAGAGTACCAGAAGAAGTCCTCAGGCAAATAGCTTTTGCT ATGATCAAGGCATTAAATTATCTTCACAGTAAATTGAAAGTTATCCACAGAG ATGTAAAACCATCCAATATTTTGGTGGATGACAAGGGCAATTTTAAACTGTGTGATTTTGGAATCAGTGGTCAATTGGTAGATTCTTTGGCCAAAACAGTGGATGCCGGATGTAAACCCTACATGGCT cCTGAAAGGATCAACCCTGACAGGGACATGAAAGGATATGATATTCGGTCGGATATTTGGAGTCTTGGGATAACCATG ATAGAACTAGCAACGGGCAAGTTTCCTTACACAAAATGGAAAACACCCTTTGAGCAACTCAAACAAGTAGTTCATGAGCCATCACCTAAACTACCTGAAGAAGGCCCATACTCAGCTGAATTCAGAGATTTTGTGATACAGTG CTTAAAAAAGGACTATCATGAGAGGCCAAATTATGTCTTACTCTTG GAACATGAATTCATAAAGGGAGATGGAACAGGCAGTACTTTTGACACTGAAAGTTGGATAACACCTATCCTGTTGGAAGTTGATCAGTCTAGTTGA